Proteins encoded together in one Ictidomys tridecemlineatus isolate mIctTri1 chromosome 3, mIctTri1.hap1, whole genome shotgun sequence window:
- the LOC101968283 gene encoding ferritin heavy chain produces MTTTSPSQVCQNYHQDSEAAINRQINLELYASYVYLSMSYYFDRDDVALKNFARYFLHQSQEEREHAEKLMKLQNQRGGRIFLQDIKKPDRDDWESGLNAMECALHLEKNVNQSLLELHELAADKNDPHLCDFIETHYLDEQVKSIKELGDHVTTLRKMGAPESGMAEYLFDKHTLGESDNKS; encoded by the coding sequence ATGACCACCACGTCCCCCTCGCAGGTGTGCCAGAACTACCACCAGGACTCGGAGGCCGCCATCAACCGCCAGATCAACCTGGAGCTCTACGCCTCCTACGTCTACCTGTCCATGTCTTACTACTTTGACCGCGATGATGTGGCTTTGAAGAACTTCGCCAGATATTTTCTGCACCAGTCTCAGGAGGAGAGGGAACATGCCGAGAAACTAATGAAGCTGCAGAACCAACGAGGTGGCCGAATCTTCCTTCAGGATATCAAGAAACCAGACCGCGACGACTGGGAGAGTGGGCTCAATGCCATGGAGTGTGCTTTGCATTTGGAGAAAAATGTGAACCAGTCACTTCTGGAACTGCACGAACTGGCCGCTGACAAAAATGACCCCCACTTGTGTGACTTCATTGAGACTCATTACCTGGATGAGCAGGTGAAATCCATCAAAGAATTGGGTGACCACGTAACCACCTTGCGCAAGATGGGAGCCCCAGAATCGGGCATGGCAGAGTATCTCTTTGACAAGCACACCCTGGGAGAAAGTGATAACAAGAGCTAA